From Spea bombifrons isolate aSpeBom1 chromosome 6, aSpeBom1.2.pri, whole genome shotgun sequence, a single genomic window includes:
- the HRH1 gene encoding histamine H1 receptor: protein MMWFTNLSVTGNVTDMHSASLGLVLGSISVFTVILNILVLYAVKTERTLHTVGNLYIVSLSIADLIVGVAVMPLNIIYLLNDKWILGRPTCLFWLSMDYVASTASIYSLFILCIDRYRSIQQPLQYLKYRTKTRASLMISGAWLLSCTWIIPILGWHVFANGGIRSVPEHTCETEFHKVTWFKVLTAILNFYIPSLLMLWFYVKIYKAVREHYQHRVLINGSFQLYYDSKLMRNLNVLNKPNPCIRQQCSDGTLMVPKPHFQSHYTVSKVFTQEDNSPRHFQLEDFETQPEFNMCESNVVKLHCFPLAILQTHPEECQNYVTVTRGKLNKHHCCENQEVTDISEEHTFAEAGSCIMETNQVGESNVETVEATDARMPGNLNYLKHTWQRIRSHSKQHIQGLHMNRERKAAKQLGFIMAAFMLCWIPYFVFFMVIAFCHHCCNHNFHMFTIWLGYVNSTLNPLIYPLCNENFKKTFKKIFHIDLYCSRCKKDKCGSCTLK from the coding sequence ATGATGTGGTTCACAAACCTCAGTGTAACAGGGAACGTGACGGACATGCACTCTGCGAGTCTGGGTCTGGTGCTGGGCAGCATCTCCGTATTTACCGTCATCctgaatattttggttttatatgCTGTGAAGACAGAGCGCACCTTACACACTGTTGGCAATCTATACATTGTCAGTTTGTCCATAGCGGATCTGATTGTAGGGGTGGCCGTCATGCCATTAAACATTATCTACCTTCTAAACGACAAGTGGATTTTAGGAAGGCCAACGTGTCTTTTTTGGCTATCGATGGATTATGTTGCGAGCACGGCCTCCATTTACAGCctctttattttgtgtattgatcGCTACCGTTCCATTCAGCAGCCTCTGCAGTATCTGAAATACAGGACAAAAACCAGGGCTTCTTTAATGATTTCTGGGGCTTGGCTACTTTCATGCACTTGGATCATCCCGATTCTTGGTTGGCACGTGTTTGCAAATGGTGGCATAAGATCAGTGCCGGAACATACTTGTGAAACAGAATTCCACAAAGTGACTTGGTTCAAAGTGCTCACCGCCATACTGAATTTTTACATCCCATCCTTGTTAATGTTGTGGTTTTATGTGAAGATCTACAAGGCAGTGAGGGAACACTACCAGCACAGGGTGCTCATCAATGGCTCCTTTCAGCTGTATTACGACAGTAAACTTATGAGGAACCTCAATGTGTTGAATAAACCAAATCCTTGCATCAGACAGCAATGTTCAGATGGAACACTCATGGTTCCGAAGCCTCACTTTCAAAGTCATTATACAGTTTCCAAAGTTTTCACTCAAGAGGATAACTCTCCAAGACACTTCCAGCTGGAGGACTTTGAAACCCAGCCCGAGTTTAACATGTGTGAAAGTAATGTCGTGAAGTTGCACTGCTTTCCGCTGGCAATCCTACAGACTCACCCAGAGGAGTGCCAAAATTATGTAACTGTCACCAGAGGGAAGTTAAATAAACATCACTGCTGTGAAAACCAGGAGGTAACTGATATATCAGAGGAGCATACTTTTGCTGAGGCTGGTTCATGTATTATGGAGACGAATCAAGTAGGGGAATCCAATGTGGAGACAGTGGAGGCTACAGATGCTCGCATGCCGGGGAATTTAAATTACCTGAAGCACACGTGGCAGAGGATCCGGTCTCACTCCAAGCAGCACATCCAGGGACTTCACATGAACCGAGAGAGGAAAGCAGCCAAGCAGTTGGGGTTTATCATGGCAGCTTTCATGCTCTGTTGGATCCCTTACTTTGTCTTCTTTATGGTTATTGCATTTTGTCATCACTGCTGTAATCACAATTTCCACATGTTTACCATATGGCTGGGGTATGTAAACTCAACCTTGAACCCCCTGATTTACCCTCTGTGTAATGAGAACtttaaaaagacatttaaaaagaTATTTCACATTGACCTGTACTGCAGCCGGTGTAAGAAAGATAAGTGTGGATCCTGCACCTTGAAATGA
- the ATG7 gene encoding ubiquitin-like modifier-activating enzyme ATG7: MTSDISITEHVPEHDIPKLQFVPFTSALDAGFWHKLTQKKLNEYQLDESPREIKGYYYNGDPVRLPTRLTLEFSAFDMNAPTPTRCCPVRGSLYNTNTLESFKSCDKKALLEHAANEIFDAIMSGKAIEDPILLNKFILLTFSDLKKYRFYYWFCFPALCLPDGVQLETAPVPLGERFSEVQVQAFQKAYDDLLQAEGSLAPPFFLIRYTNDSFSMAPLSKFDEFYKDTEKLTLGFYDPSTLPSHPGWPLRNMLAMVAYQWGSRFPSVEVISVRDRTMQGARDVTHSLAFQITLPQTTLSQACPKAVGWEKNQKGVMGPRMVNLSECMDPKRLAESSVDLNLKLMRWRLVPSLDLEKVISAKCLLLGAGTLGCNVARTLMGWGVRHITFVDNAKISYSNPVRQPLYEFEDCLGGGTSKALAAAAKLQKIFPGVTSNGFNMSIPMPGHPVNFSQETLIQAQDEVEKLEQLIAEHDVIFLLMDTRESRWLPTVIAASQRKLVINAALGFDTFVVMRHGLKKPRIEDAGDSCAEISCDLQGSSLFSNIPGYKLGCYFCNDVVAPGDSTRDRTLDQQCTVSRPGLSMIAGALAVELMVSVIQHPEGGYAVASSSDDRMNEPPTSLGLVPHQIRGFLSRFDNVLPVSLAFDKCTACSVKVIEQYEMDGFQFLREVFDSSHAFLEDLTGLTLLHQETQAAEIWDMSDDEII, encoded by the exons ATGACATCCGACATCAGCATAACGGAACATGTGCCCGAGCACGACATTCCAAAGCTTCAGTTTGTTCCATTCACAAGTGCGTTGGACGCAGGCTTTTGGCACAAATTAACCCAAAAAAAGCTCAATGAGTATCAGCTGGATGAATCCCCCAGGGAAATAAAGGGTTATTACTATAATG GTGATCCAGTTCGGTTACCGACTCGCCTTACCTTGGAGTTTAGTGCCTTTGATAT GAACGCCCCGACGCCAACCCGATGCTGCCCTGTGCGGGGGTCCCTGTATAATACCAACACCTTGGAGTCATTTAAATCGTGTGATAAGAAAGCTCTGCTGGAACATGCAGCTAATGAG ATCTTTGATGCAATTATGTCGGGGAAAGCCATTGAGGATCCCATTCTCCTAAATAAATTCATCCTGTTAACATTCTCG GATTTGAAAAAGTACCGTTTTTACTACTGGTTTTGTTTCCCTGCCCTGTGCCTCCCAGACGGAGTCCAGCTGGAGACGGCGCCGGTGCCGCTGGGAGAAAGGTTTTCGGAGGTTCAG GTACAAGCTTTTCAGAAGGCATACGACGATTTGTTACAAGCAGAAGGCTCCTTGGCCCCGCCGTTCTTTCTAATCCGTTACACAAATGATTCGTTTTCCATGGCTCCGCTGAGCAAATTTGATGAATTTTATAAAGACACAGAAAAG CTAACGCTGGGATTTTACGACCCAAGCACCTTACCAAGTCACCCGGGCTGGCCCTTGCGGAACATGCTGGCGATGGTGGCGTACCAATG GGGCAGTCGATTTCCGTCGGTGGAAGTTATCAGTGTTAGAGACCGGACCATGCAGGGGGCGAGGGACGTAACACACAGCCTGGCCTTCCAAATTACTCTCCCTCAGACCACGCTTAGCCAAG CCTGCCCAAAAGCCGTTGGATGGGAGAAAAACCAAAAAGGGGTAATGGGCCCAAGAATGGTTAACCTCAGCGAATGTATGGATCCAAAAAG ATTAGCGGAGTCATCCGTAGACCTCAACCTGAAACTCATGCGCTGGCGGTTGGTTCCTTCTCTGGACTTGGAGAAGGTGATTTCGGCCAAGTGCCTGTTGTTGGGAGCCGGGACCCTGGGCTGTAACGTGGCTCGGACGCTGATG GGCTGGGGAGTCCGACATATAACGTTTGTGGACAATGCCAAAATCTCCTATTCTAACCCCGTCCGGCAGCCTCTGTATGAATTTGAAGACTGTCTCGGAGGGGGGACCTCAAAGGCCCTCGCGGCCGCCGCAAAACTGCAGAAGATCTTTCCTGGTGTG ACATCTAACGGCTTTAATATGAGTATCCCGATGCCGGGGCATCCCGTGAACTTCTCCCAGGAGACCCTGATCCAAGCGCAGGACGAAGTGGAGAAGCTGGAGCAGCTCATAGCAGAACATGACGTGATATTCCTTCTAATGGACACCAGGGAAAGTCGCTGGCTCCCCACAGTCATCGCTGCCAGCCAGAGGAAG TTGGTCATCAACGCTGCCCTGGGGTTTGACACGTTCGTGGTGATGAGACACGGTTTGAAGAAGCCACGGATTGAGGATGCGGGCGACTCTTGCGCCGAGATCTCCTGTGATCTCCAGggctcctctctcttctccaaTATCCCCGGCTACAAGCTCGGCTGTTATTTCTGCAACGATGTCGTGGCACCAGGAGAC TCCACCAGAGACCGTACGCTGGACCAGCAGTGCACCGTCAGCCGGCCTGGGTTATCCATGATCGCCGGGGCGTTAGCCGTGGAGCTGATGGTATCTGTAATCCAGCATCCCGAGGG ggGATATGCTGTTGCGAGCAGCAGTGACGACCGTATGAACGAACCTCCCACCTCGCTTGGGCTCGTACCACATCAG ATCCGAGGATTTCTATCCCGATTCGACAACGTGCTGCCGGTGAGCCTAGCGTTTGACAAGTGCACCGCCTGCTCCGTGAAG